One window of the Leptospira broomii serovar Hurstbridge str. 5399 genome contains the following:
- a CDS encoding NnrS family protein has translation MLFDPKASIWTFSFRPFFLGTGLHAMFAILVWIIFQFYSYSPPYTTVSIQFHMYEMVFGFARAAILGFIFTAAQNWTRTVLLKEKSLILLFMLWLVGRFGFLSNSYFSTIAFSVDLLCDIVALYYLLPALLKQGQEHNRIVAFIFGVFCLIHASAVFAILNVIHSYLSLHLIHISIFVILFIIILIAGRIIPFFTSVAIQGAFPQKFPRLEQTLQYFGLLLLCEEFLVFWFPNWLPLSGGFCFIYAVLNAARWLYWKPWRSISTPILFILHLGYFWIVTGLLMYASSRFGFVSSSPAYHVLTTGGIGVFIYGMITRVSLGHTGRPIRASKLTILGYIFINLTVLSRGFLPIFGRNQEAYILSALFWILSFLLFSLQYTNILIQPRVDAKPMHPN, from the coding sequence ATGCTATTCGATCCCAAAGCAAGTATTTGGACGTTTTCTTTTCGACCTTTTTTTCTAGGGACTGGACTTCACGCGATGTTCGCCATTTTGGTTTGGATAATATTCCAATTTTATAGTTATTCACCGCCGTACACGACCGTAAGCATCCAATTTCATATGTACGAGATGGTTTTCGGTTTTGCTCGCGCCGCAATTCTTGGCTTTATTTTTACCGCAGCTCAGAATTGGACGAGAACCGTACTGTTAAAGGAAAAAAGTTTAATCCTTCTATTTATGCTCTGGCTCGTCGGAAGATTCGGATTTCTCTCGAATTCATATTTTTCCACGATCGCATTCTCGGTAGACCTGCTTTGCGATATAGTAGCCCTTTACTACCTATTGCCTGCCCTTCTAAAACAGGGGCAGGAACACAATCGGATCGTTGCGTTTATCTTTGGAGTTTTTTGCTTGATTCACGCATCGGCAGTTTTCGCCATCCTAAACGTAATCCATTCCTATTTGAGTCTGCATTTAATACATATTTCCATTTTTGTAATACTATTCATTATCATTTTAATCGCGGGAAGAATTATCCCTTTTTTCACGTCCGTAGCAATTCAGGGCGCCTTTCCTCAAAAATTCCCGAGGTTAGAGCAGACGCTTCAATATTTTGGCTTACTATTGTTATGCGAGGAATTCCTTGTGTTTTGGTTTCCTAATTGGCTTCCACTATCCGGAGGATTTTGTTTTATCTACGCCGTATTGAACGCTGCTCGTTGGTTATATTGGAAACCGTGGAGATCGATATCGACTCCGATTCTATTCATTTTGCATTTAGGCTACTTTTGGATTGTTACAGGACTTTTAATGTACGCATCCTCGCGTTTCGGATTCGTTTCAAGCTCCCCTGCATACCACGTTCTCACGACCGGGGGAATCGGAGTGTTCATATATGGAATGATCACGCGAGTCTCTCTCGGACATACCGGCCGACCGATTCGAGCATCTAAGCTCACGATCCTGGGATATATATTCATAAATTTAACGGTGCTATCTCGGGGATTTTTACCGATATTCGGTCGCAATCAAGAAGCATACATTTTATCCGCTTTATTTTGGATTCTTTCATTCTTGCTATTTTCTTTACAATATACTAATATTTTAATTCAACCTAGGGTAGATGCAAAACCGATGCACCCTAACTAG
- a CDS encoding helix-turn-helix transcriptional regulator: MIKSSGERVKFVRTEGRIAEINQKDFADEIKITQAMLSLIESNKQPLSYAIALKIEKATGYRAEWLIDGARPEKLSKNLQEVRTPKDQEELLRLISKTNASDYVVLLLSKLSAADREVVFKLIESLANKRKT, translated from the coding sequence ATGATAAAATCATCAGGAGAGCGGGTAAAATTCGTCCGGACAGAGGGTCGAATCGCGGAAATCAATCAGAAAGATTTTGCCGATGAGATTAAAATCACTCAAGCGATGCTGAGCTTAATCGAATCGAATAAGCAACCCCTGTCTTATGCTATCGCGCTTAAGATCGAAAAGGCGACCGGATATAGGGCCGAATGGCTGATCGATGGGGCTAGGCCTGAAAAACTATCTAAAAATTTGCAGGAAGTAAGAACGCCGAAGGATCAGGAAGAACTTCTAAGATTAATTTCCAAAACGAACGCCAGCGATTACGTCGTACTTCTACTTTCAAAGCTTTCTGCCGCCGATCGGGAAGTTGTTTTTAAACTCATTGAATCGTTAGCTAACAAAAGAAAGACTTAA
- a CDS encoding histidine kinase N-terminal 7TM domain-containing protein gives MRRLKIICTFIRKNDLELILTIATFVLSSLSAVHFYRGSERNYLSLSFSLIALLMSASCILYSLSDFSLSFTFRSYLTNLISIPILFIPILLTYIIFNYFRPDSPVSPPALLTLIHALAIVVFSWYSFRGLVGSYQMEGSLRIFKPGPLYYSACAYIYGSVFVCLAILIRNIFIGNYFVRLHSVYLFAATICCGLISSFLAILLSLSGNSEVSAVVLGTLAFLWIAWISITNFRLFNIELSDFKNGLRNPRFSSVIVSLNRFLLKKIDPKTFAEICDQFETERREEVYALQAEMLLESAYSKEGAISNHVKQYSQKVTDLFIS, from the coding sequence GTGCGCCGGCTCAAGATTATTTGTACCTTTATTCGCAAAAATGACTTGGAGCTGATTTTGACAATCGCAACATTTGTCCTTTCATCTCTATCGGCGGTGCATTTTTATCGTGGTTCGGAACGAAATTATTTGAGCCTATCTTTTTCACTTATCGCGCTTCTAATGTCCGCGTCGTGTATTCTTTATTCTTTAAGCGACTTTTCGCTTTCGTTCACCTTTCGATCCTATCTCACAAATCTAATTTCCATTCCGATTCTCTTTATTCCAATTTTATTAACATATATAATTTTCAACTATTTCAGACCGGATTCGCCGGTATCTCCACCAGCATTATTAACTCTAATTCATGCCCTAGCTATAGTAGTCTTCTCTTGGTATTCGTTCAGAGGGTTAGTCGGTTCGTATCAAATGGAAGGATCGCTTAGAATTTTTAAACCGGGTCCTCTATATTACTCTGCCTGCGCTTACATCTATGGCTCAGTCTTTGTATGCCTTGCAATACTGATTCGAAATATCTTCATAGGGAACTATTTCGTAAGGCTTCATTCCGTTTATCTCTTTGCAGCGACGATTTGCTGCGGACTTATTTCTTCTTTTTTAGCAATTCTACTATCTTTGTCGGGGAATTCCGAAGTTTCGGCGGTTGTTCTCGGAACGTTGGCGTTCCTATGGATTGCTTGGATTTCGATAACTAATTTTAGATTATTTAATATAGAACTTTCCGATTTTAAAAACGGTTTGCGAAACCCTAGATTCTCTTCCGTAATCGTCTCCTTGAATCGATTCTTATTGAAAAAAATCGATCCGAAAACCTTTGCGGAAATTTGCGATCAGTTTGAGACTGAGAGAAGGGAAGAGGTATACGCTTTACAAGCAGAAATGTTGTTGGAGTCCGCGTATTCAAAAGAAGGGGCTATATCCAATCATGTTAAGCAGTACTCGCAAAAAGTAACGGATCTTTTTATAAGCTAA
- a CDS encoding alginate export family protein: MKQFIAPSRSFNIARSSKIQAYMKGRKEVTRKLSSLKGFISSFNISELIMILLISLISSRLNAQTLESPAPKNDPVVPQSQGQPEPPKSDPPKTEAPDPKKKPEEVKYATPLKGDIPLEYLRTLLITPEQMKDTQKSNLFWLDNLKMGFSARPRYESRENSTFNKRMDDYTSFVGQNTQIWFLLDPSPYFSVKITMQDTRLWGGSQGAQNAGNWSYALTTGSGATLTPGTTASTNVRSNTDIREAFIVLKKSEKLPISIFIGRQVFAFGDLKIVGPLNWLNTGFSFDGVRFVHDSKWFRSHVFGTILSDQYNAPYGLTTSNGQAKGTIDEAYFTGMYNTIKGGDIAHLDLYALEVSKKWISNPSPTDFDSRLKQRDNLLTTGFRLTNRTNMNNLPAGKIWDWTIESAWQSGYTGDRVKADWDILNLQTASGKNIYTQRVQYDTHFLSLDTGWKVLDNVRLGAGYIFGSGDPNRSDAKVGTWQTLFPQVAGSFPNWNTMNGQSLLAGFQNTKSYSARMNIKTESYGTFIFAFYDTLKATPQDAWYNVAGVPNTGNSTENFSNNKFTIDNARLGKHLFYQYDFTWIYNYSEYISIWSGFSLVRAQDAIRNARDNPYAPNPLDRTTFEPNSKFFYLMVSVSL; the protein is encoded by the coding sequence ATGAAACAATTTATAGCACCTAGTCGGAGCTTTAACATCGCGAGAAGCTCCAAGATACAAGCATATATGAAAGGCCGAAAAGAAGTAACTCGCAAGCTTAGCAGCCTTAAGGGGTTTATTTCCAGTTTTAACATCTCTGAGTTAATTATGATTTTATTAATTAGTTTAATTAGCTCGAGGCTGAATGCACAAACTTTAGAGAGTCCCGCTCCAAAAAACGACCCAGTTGTTCCGCAATCTCAAGGACAACCGGAACCTCCTAAATCCGACCCGCCAAAAACGGAAGCTCCGGATCCTAAAAAAAAGCCCGAGGAGGTCAAATATGCAACCCCCTTGAAGGGAGACATTCCTCTCGAGTACTTAAGAACTCTCCTAATTACACCGGAGCAAATGAAAGACACCCAGAAATCCAATTTGTTTTGGCTAGACAATCTTAAAATGGGATTTTCAGCCAGGCCAAGATACGAATCTAGGGAAAACTCGACTTTTAATAAACGAATGGACGACTATACTTCGTTCGTGGGCCAGAATACGCAGATTTGGTTTTTACTCGACCCTTCTCCGTATTTCTCGGTAAAAATTACGATGCAGGACACGAGACTCTGGGGAGGAAGCCAAGGTGCACAAAACGCAGGAAACTGGTCTTACGCGCTTACGACCGGATCCGGAGCGACTTTGACTCCCGGAACTACGGCAAGTACTAATGTCCGCAGCAATACGGATATTAGAGAGGCCTTTATCGTTTTAAAGAAATCCGAGAAACTACCTATTTCAATTTTTATCGGACGACAAGTCTTCGCATTCGGAGATCTTAAAATCGTCGGCCCGTTAAACTGGTTGAACACCGGGTTTTCCTTCGACGGCGTGCGTTTTGTTCATGATTCGAAATGGTTTCGTTCCCATGTTTTCGGAACTATCTTATCCGATCAATACAATGCTCCCTACGGATTAACCACGAGTAACGGGCAGGCGAAAGGAACCATCGATGAGGCGTATTTCACTGGAATGTATAATACTATCAAAGGCGGCGACATAGCGCATCTCGATTTATACGCATTAGAAGTCTCTAAAAAATGGATCTCTAATCCTAGTCCTACGGACTTCGATAGCAGATTGAAACAACGAGACAACTTGCTGACTACGGGGTTTCGATTAACCAATAGAACGAATATGAATAACTTACCGGCCGGTAAAATATGGGATTGGACGATTGAATCGGCCTGGCAATCCGGATACACAGGTGACCGGGTCAAAGCGGATTGGGACATTTTAAATCTCCAAACCGCCTCGGGTAAGAATATATACACACAACGAGTCCAGTACGATACCCATTTTCTATCGCTCGATACCGGTTGGAAAGTGTTAGATAATGTTCGACTTGGCGCGGGTTATATCTTCGGATCCGGGGATCCGAATCGGTCCGATGCGAAAGTGGGAACGTGGCAAACTCTATTTCCTCAAGTTGCCGGCTCTTTCCCGAATTGGAATACCATGAACGGGCAATCGCTTTTGGCAGGATTTCAGAATACAAAATCGTATTCAGCCAGGATGAATATCAAAACGGAATCTTATGGAACGTTTATTTTCGCATTTTACGATACGTTAAAAGCTACGCCGCAAGACGCGTGGTATAATGTGGCGGGAGTTCCGAACACTGGAAACAGCACGGAAAACTTTTCGAACAACAAATTCACGATTGATAACGCTAGACTCGGAAAACATTTATTCTATCAATACGATTTTACTTGGATTTACAATTATTCAGAATATATCTCGATTTGGTCCGGATTTTCATTAGTAAGAGCCCAAGATGCAATAAGAAATGCGAGAGACAATCCTTACGCCCCTAATCCTCTGGATCGTACTACATTCGAACCCAATTCCAAATTCTTTTATCTGATGGTCTCGGTTTCGTTGTAA
- a CDS encoding CmpA/NrtA family ABC transporter substrate-binding protein: MRRRIEYVALLIGILAYSLDISGVFAEGKLETTKAKIGYIALMDSAPLVIAAEKGFFKKYGMNDVEVVKQASWGTTRDNLELGSENGGIDGAHILTPMPYALTLGINTKGNKPVPMYILARLNLNNQGISAAMKYKDIGLSIDSSPLKAIALRAKTDGKPLTVAMTFPTGTHNYWLRYWLAAGGIDPDLDVTTIVVPPPQMVANMKVETMDAFCVGEPWNQQLLNQKIGYTALMTQEIWKDHPEKSFSMRKDWVDKNPNSAKAILKAIMEAQMWAEKNENVKEMAKILSQKNWINVPESDILPRLKGEFIYGDGRDMSNKIPKMKYWSSNAGFPYKSHDKWFLAETRRWGFLPNGVDYDKVVNQVNRADIWKECALAIGQKKAIPKSDSRGIETFFDGVKFDPNDPEGYLSKLTIKNIDGKKTSHGKK; the protein is encoded by the coding sequence ATGCGAAGAAGAATCGAATATGTAGCACTCTTGATCGGAATACTTGCGTATTCCCTCGACATTTCCGGAGTATTTGCGGAAGGAAAGTTAGAAACTACGAAAGCAAAGATAGGCTATATCGCCTTAATGGATTCCGCTCCGTTAGTTATAGCGGCCGAAAAAGGATTTTTCAAGAAATATGGAATGAACGATGTAGAGGTTGTTAAGCAAGCTTCTTGGGGAACGACCCGCGATAATCTTGAGCTTGGTTCCGAAAATGGCGGCATTGATGGCGCCCATATACTTACTCCGATGCCTTATGCATTGACGTTAGGAATTAACACGAAAGGAAATAAACCGGTTCCGATGTACATTTTAGCTCGCCTGAATTTGAATAACCAAGGGATTTCCGCAGCTATGAAATACAAAGATATCGGTCTGTCGATAGACAGTTCCCCGCTCAAAGCTATAGCATTAAGGGCGAAAACGGACGGGAAGCCGTTGACCGTTGCAATGACATTTCCAACGGGGACCCATAATTATTGGCTACGCTACTGGCTTGCCGCTGGCGGAATTGATCCGGACTTAGACGTAACTACGATCGTCGTTCCTCCACCGCAGATGGTAGCAAATATGAAAGTTGAAACCATGGATGCTTTTTGTGTGGGTGAACCCTGGAACCAACAGCTTCTCAATCAGAAGATAGGATACACGGCGCTCATGACTCAAGAAATCTGGAAAGATCATCCTGAGAAATCTTTTTCGATGCGCAAGGATTGGGTGGATAAAAATCCGAATTCGGCGAAGGCGATCTTAAAGGCCATTATGGAAGCTCAAATGTGGGCGGAAAAGAACGAGAATGTTAAGGAGATGGCCAAAATCCTTTCTCAGAAAAATTGGATCAATGTTCCGGAGAGCGACATTCTTCCGAGGTTGAAAGGAGAGTTTATTTACGGGGACGGCCGGGACATGAGCAATAAAATTCCCAAGATGAAATATTGGAGCAGTAATGCCGGTTTTCCTTATAAAAGCCACGACAAATGGTTCTTAGCGGAAACAAGGCGATGGGGATTTCTGCCCAACGGGGTTGATTATGACAAAGTCGTAAACCAAGTAAATCGCGCCGATATCTGGAAAGAATGCGCCTTAGCAATCGGACAGAAAAAGGCGATTCCTAAAAGCGATTCGCGAGGAATCGAAACTTTCTTTGACGGCGTTAAATTCGATCCTAATGATCCGGAAGGCTATTTAAGTAAATTAACAATTAAGAATATAGACGGGAAGAAAACATCCCACGGTAAGAAATGA
- the ntrB gene encoding nitrate ABC transporter permease, which yields MNTIEMKSVPVASSVLETTVKINPNLEFGSAVDPERIASRKNAILSILLPGFALLIFGILWQFYSGMQGVTLPGPIQTIVESKDLILHPWFDNGANDKGIGWQLLSSLQRVGIGYSCASFVGVILGILIGKSNLAFKAVDPIFQVLRTIPPLGWLPISLAAFNKAGPSAIFVIFITSLWPIIINTSVGIMRIPKDYENISKVYQINGMRYFYKILLPAAAPYIFTGLRISIGMAWLAIVAAEMLTGGVGIGFFIWDSWNSSRLSDLLVALVFVGLVGLLLDRGMGFVGKFFGSKSEV from the coding sequence ATGAATACGATCGAAATGAAATCCGTTCCGGTAGCTTCATCTGTTTTAGAAACTACGGTTAAGATAAATCCGAACCTTGAATTCGGATCCGCGGTCGATCCGGAACGCATAGCTTCGAGAAAGAATGCGATTCTGTCGATTCTCTTGCCTGGCTTTGCTTTATTGATTTTCGGGATTCTCTGGCAGTTTTATTCCGGGATGCAGGGTGTTACGCTTCCCGGTCCGATTCAAACAATAGTAGAGTCCAAAGATCTTATACTTCATCCTTGGTTCGATAACGGGGCAAACGATAAAGGGATCGGCTGGCAATTACTTTCTTCGTTGCAAAGGGTAGGTATCGGTTATTCATGTGCGTCTTTCGTCGGAGTAATTCTGGGTATCCTAATAGGTAAATCTAATTTAGCCTTTAAGGCGGTAGATCCGATTTTTCAAGTCTTAAGAACGATTCCGCCTTTGGGCTGGCTTCCGATTTCCTTGGCGGCCTTCAATAAGGCCGGGCCCTCCGCGATTTTCGTTATCTTTATCACTTCACTTTGGCCGATTATAATCAATACTTCGGTAGGGATTATGCGTATTCCGAAGGATTATGAGAATATCTCGAAAGTATATCAAATTAATGGAATGCGATATTTTTATAAAATTTTACTTCCTGCGGCGGCCCCGTATATTTTTACGGGATTGCGAATTTCGATCGGTATGGCTTGGCTTGCGATCGTTGCGGCAGAAATGCTGACCGGAGGAGTAGGAATCGGGTTCTTTATATGGGATTCTTGGAACAGCTCAAGATTAAGCGACTTGCTTGTGGCTCTCGTTTTTGTAGGACTCGTAGGGTTGCTTTTGGATCGAGGGATGGGGTTCGTGGGAAAATTTTTCGGAAGTAAGTCCGAAGTTTGA
- a CDS encoding ABC transporter ATP-binding protein, whose translation MEKSESTNFVQINNVHQIFGSGKDRYYALAGIDLNIGQGEFVSIIGHSGCGKSTLLNLVAGLITPTSGKVAVDGVTVTKPGLDRAVVFQSHSLLPWLTVEENVRVAVDSVYPERDKGFRKAETLKFVEMVNLSAHSKKKPSEISGGMKQRVGIARAFATNPKVLLLDEPFGALDALTRGKMQDELSSVWEQFRKTVIMITHDIDEALYLSDRIILMSNGPKATIDRILDVRFPRKRDRESILEDPSYNELRKEMLHYLIQASHHDSVA comes from the coding sequence ATGGAAAAATCGGAAAGTACAAATTTTGTTCAGATTAATAACGTACATCAAATTTTCGGATCGGGAAAGGATCGTTATTATGCGTTAGCCGGGATAGATCTGAATATCGGGCAAGGGGAATTCGTAAGCATAATAGGCCATTCGGGATGCGGTAAATCCACTCTATTGAATTTAGTCGCCGGTTTGATAACTCCGACTTCAGGGAAGGTAGCCGTTGACGGGGTTACCGTTACGAAACCTGGCTTAGATCGAGCAGTGGTCTTCCAATCGCACTCTTTACTTCCTTGGTTAACCGTCGAAGAGAATGTGAGAGTAGCGGTGGATAGCGTATATCCGGAGCGTGATAAGGGATTCAGAAAAGCTGAGACTCTGAAATTCGTTGAAATGGTCAATCTATCCGCGCACTCTAAGAAGAAGCCGTCGGAAATTTCCGGCGGTATGAAGCAAAGGGTCGGGATTGCTAGAGCTTTTGCTACAAATCCCAAGGTCCTTTTATTGGATGAACCGTTCGGAGCTCTGGATGCGTTGACTAGAGGAAAAATGCAGGACGAGCTAAGTTCGGTTTGGGAACAATTCCGCAAGACCGTGATTATGATTACTCACGATATCGATGAGGCGCTTTATCTGTCGGATAGAATTATTTTAATGTCTAACGGGCCTAAGGCGACGATCGATAGAATTTTGGACGTCCGCTTCCCTCGAAAAAGGGATAGGGAGTCGATATTAGAGGACCCGTCCTACAACGAATTGAGAAAAGAAATGCTTCATTATCTAATCCAGGCTAGTCATCATGACTCGGTTGCGTAG